In one window of uncultured Draconibacterium sp. DNA:
- a CDS encoding isochorismatase family cysteine hydrolase, producing the protein MEKEKLIFWNVDTQIDFVEPEGKLYVQGAEKLKPLWQQITAFAKQKNIRVINTADFHYPESVELSDEPDFVNTFPQHCMANTSGAEYVPETQPDDAVEFDWNKECETFESVKFARNIIIRKDAFDVFAGNPYTDNILQILSPETVVVYGVTTNVCVNDAVVGLSKRVKRVIVLKDAIKELPNIPLPFDDWEKLEVEMIAFEDLAAKL; encoded by the coding sequence ATGGAAAAAGAGAAACTTATATTTTGGAACGTTGACACGCAGATAGATTTTGTGGAACCCGAAGGCAAGTTATATGTACAGGGAGCTGAAAAACTAAAACCATTGTGGCAACAAATAACTGCTTTTGCAAAGCAAAAAAATATACGGGTGATAAACACGGCTGATTTTCATTATCCTGAGTCGGTAGAACTTTCAGATGAACCGGACTTTGTAAATACTTTTCCGCAACATTGTATGGCCAATACTTCGGGGGCTGAGTATGTACCTGAAACACAACCTGACGATGCGGTGGAGTTTGACTGGAACAAAGAATGCGAAACGTTTGAATCGGTAAAATTCGCACGGAATATCATCATTCGAAAAGATGCTTTTGACGTATTTGCCGGAAATCCGTATACCGATAATATTTTGCAAATACTCAGTCCCGAAACCGTTGTGGTTTATGGTGTTACAACCAATGTTTGTGTAAACGATGCGGTTGTTGGCCTGTCGAAAAGGGTGAAACGGGTTATTGTTTTAAAGGATGCGATAAAAGAACTACCGAACATTCCTTTGCCTTTTGATGATTGGGAAAAACTGGAAGTTGAAATGATAGCTTTCGAGGATTTAGCAGCTAAACTTTAA
- the uvrB gene encoding excinuclease ABC subunit UvrB: MDFNVVSEYKPTGDQPEAIKQLTEGIENGERFQTLLGVTGSGKTFTMANVIKEVQRPTLLLSHNKTLAAQLYSEMKQFFPNNAVEYFVSYYDYYQPEAYLPTTGTYIEKDLSINKDIEKLRLSTTSALLSGRRDVLVVSSVSCLYGIGNPKDFHENVTKIKVGDEMSRNVLLYKFVEALYSRSEVEFERGNFRVKGDTVDIFPAYADMAYRITFWGDEIEELSSFDPEDGLTIETLDEIVIYPANIFVTTKDRMKSAIHQIQDDLVKQVDFFKEIGKPLEAKRILERTEYDMEMMRELGYCPGVENYSRYFDGRAPGTRPFCLMDYFPDDFLVVIDESHVTIPQIRAMYGGDNSRKVNLVEFGFRLPAAIDNRPLKFEEFEQLVNQVVYVSATPADYELVKSEGVVVEQIIRPTGLLDPIIDVRPSTNQIDDLLHEIHLRIDKNERVLVTTLTKRMAEELSKYLVNMGVKTRYIHSDVDTMERIEIMEQLRKGEFDVLVGINLLREGLDLPEVSLVAILDADKEGFLRSERSLTQTAGRAARNLNGMVIMYADKVTNSMQKTIDSTNYRREKQLKYNEENNIVPKAIVKPTREIIGYQYRSDKTQEYEGGMGQPDIAADPVVQYMSVEGLEKAVEKTKKQMQASAKDLDFIEAARLRDEMFALQALIQERKQGKKK, from the coding sequence ATGGATTTTAATGTAGTATCAGAATATAAACCTACCGGAGATCAGCCCGAGGCCATAAAGCAACTAACCGAAGGAATAGAGAACGGAGAGCGTTTTCAAACCTTACTTGGAGTAACCGGCTCGGGAAAGACCTTTACAATGGCAAATGTTATAAAAGAGGTGCAGCGCCCTACTTTGTTGCTGAGCCATAACAAAACGCTGGCGGCCCAGTTGTATAGCGAGATGAAACAGTTTTTCCCGAATAATGCCGTGGAGTATTTTGTTTCGTATTACGACTATTACCAGCCCGAAGCGTATTTGCCCACTACCGGTACTTATATCGAAAAAGACTTATCGATAAACAAAGACATCGAAAAACTCCGGCTGAGTACCACTTCGGCTTTGCTATCGGGCAGGCGCGATGTTTTAGTGGTTTCGTCTGTTTCCTGTCTTTACGGAATCGGTAATCCAAAGGATTTTCACGAAAATGTAACTAAAATTAAAGTGGGCGACGAAATGTCGCGCAATGTCTTGTTGTATAAGTTTGTAGAGGCGTTGTACAGCAGGAGTGAGGTGGAGTTTGAGCGTGGTAATTTCAGGGTGAAAGGCGACACCGTTGATATTTTTCCGGCATATGCCGATATGGCTTACCGCATAACTTTTTGGGGCGATGAAATTGAAGAATTGTCAAGTTTTGATCCTGAAGACGGACTTACAATCGAAACGCTGGATGAGATTGTAATTTATCCGGCCAATATTTTCGTTACCACAAAAGACCGCATGAAATCGGCCATTCATCAAATACAAGATGATTTGGTAAAGCAGGTGGACTTTTTTAAAGAAATTGGTAAGCCGCTGGAAGCAAAACGTATTTTGGAGCGTACAGAATACGATATGGAAATGATGCGTGAACTGGGTTATTGCCCGGGAGTCGAAAATTATTCGCGTTATTTCGACGGGCGCGCACCCGGAACAAGACCGTTCTGTTTGATGGATTATTTCCCCGATGATTTTCTGGTGGTAATTGACGAAAGCCATGTTACCATTCCGCAAATACGCGCCATGTATGGCGGCGATAATTCGCGGAAAGTAAACCTTGTGGAATTCGGATTTCGTTTACCCGCAGCCATTGATAACCGCCCGCTAAAATTTGAAGAATTTGAGCAGCTGGTTAACCAGGTGGTGTATGTAAGTGCCACGCCAGCCGACTACGAGTTGGTAAAATCCGAGGGTGTTGTGGTTGAGCAGATCATTCGCCCAACGGGTTTATTGGATCCTATAATTGATGTGCGACCAAGCACCAACCAGATTGATGATCTATTGCACGAGATTCATCTTCGTATCGATAAAAACGAGCGCGTATTGGTTACCACCCTAACAAAAAGGATGGCTGAGGAGCTTTCGAAATACCTGGTAAATATGGGTGTAAAAACACGTTATATTCACTCCGATGTGGATACCATGGAGCGCATTGAAATAATGGAACAACTGCGAAAAGGAGAGTTTGATGTGCTCGTGGGGATTAACTTATTGCGTGAAGGACTGGATTTACCCGAGGTTTCATTGGTCGCAATTTTGGATGCTGACAAAGAAGGCTTTTTACGTTCTGAAAGATCGCTGACACAAACCGCAGGACGTGCAGCGCGTAACCTGAACGGAATGGTAATTATGTATGCAGATAAAGTTACCAATTCCATGCAAAAAACCATCGACTCGACCAATTACCGCCGTGAAAAGCAGCTAAAGTACAATGAAGAGAACAACATTGTACCAAAAGCAATTGTAAAACCAACCCGCGAAATTATAGGTTATCAATACCGGAGCGACAAAACTCAGGAATACGAAGGAGGAATGGGGCAACCGGATATTGCTGCCGATCCTGTTGTTCAGTATATGAGTGTTGAAGGCCTGGAGAAAGCTGTCGAGAAAACGAAAAAACAAATGCAGGCATCAGCTAAAGATCTTGATTTTATTGAAGCAGCAAGATTGCGCGACGAGATGTTTGCTCTGCAGGCGTTGATTCAGGAACGTAAGCAGGGGAAAAAGAAATGA
- a CDS encoding beta-phosphoglucomutase family hydrolase, whose amino-acid sequence MKKLEIDPKAKGLIFDLDGTLADTMPVHFVAYQKILKKYGIDYSAKMFLALAGVPVVETIIKINEVFGSSLNPEEVGNEKEAEYERMMHKIKPIDAVIDLVKQYHGKLPIAVGTGGYTRLSWKSLEIIGLKDYIEILVSANDVQNPKPHPETFLRCAEQMGVKPEDCQVFEDGEPGMKAAYAAGMMATLVTDYYDVFKA is encoded by the coding sequence ATGAAGAAATTAGAAATAGATCCGAAAGCAAAAGGTTTAATATTTGATTTAGACGGAACATTGGCCGATACCATGCCCGTACACTTTGTTGCTTACCAGAAAATCCTTAAAAAGTATGGTATTGATTATTCAGCAAAAATGTTTTTGGCACTGGCAGGTGTTCCGGTAGTGGAAACCATTATTAAAATTAACGAGGTTTTTGGTTCTTCGCTGAATCCTGAGGAAGTAGGAAATGAAAAGGAAGCAGAATACGAGCGTATGATGCACAAAATTAAACCAATTGATGCGGTAATTGATTTGGTAAAACAATACCACGGAAAGTTACCAATTGCTGTGGGAACCGGTGGGTATACCCGTCTCTCCTGGAAATCGCTTGAGATTATCGGGTTAAAAGATTATATCGAAATACTGGTTTCTGCCAACGATGTGCAAAACCCAAAACCGCACCCGGAGACTTTTTTACGTTGTGCCGAACAGATGGGCGTAAAACCCGAAGATTGTCAGGTTTTTGAGGACGGTGAACCGGGAATGAAAGCCGCTTATGCAGCCGGAATGATGGCTACCCTGGTAACTGATTATTATGATGTTTTTAAAGCATAA
- a CDS encoding aminotransferase class I/II-fold pyridoxal phosphate-dependent enzyme, protein MNPQAAELNSVIQAKSTPVFELLSERGKNIFFPKKGILGQTAEAKGTKINATIGAAIEDDGTPMRLEAVASKINMDPSLVFPYAPSFGRPDIRAKWKSMIYEKNPSLDGVELSLPVVTNALTHGISMAGYMFANPEDEIIVPDLFWGNYNLTLTNAYGCSLGKFNLFKDGGFDLESFEAKLNEGGIGKKIVILNFPNNPSGYTPTEEEQDAIVAIIKKAAEAGNKIVTITDDAYFGLVYEEGIATESIFSPLNQLHENVLAVKVDGATKEDYVWGFRVGFITYGIKGGDAELYSALEAKTAGAIRGNISNAANISQSLLLSAFESEEYAQQKEAKYHIMQKRYDAVKEALSDEKYKECFEAIPYNSGYFMCVQLADGLVGDEVRQLLIKKYGIGLIALGNVLRVAFSAVAASDVKEMFDGIYNACKDCKK, encoded by the coding sequence ATGAATCCACAGGCTGCTGAACTTAACAGCGTAATTCAAGCAAAAAGCACACCCGTTTTTGAACTGCTTTCTGAAAGAGGTAAGAATATTTTCTTCCCCAAAAAAGGAATTCTGGGACAAACCGCTGAAGCTAAAGGAACTAAGATTAATGCAACCATTGGAGCCGCAATTGAGGACGACGGAACACCTATGCGACTGGAAGCTGTGGCTTCAAAGATCAATATGGATCCATCGTTGGTTTTTCCGTATGCTCCAAGTTTTGGCCGTCCAGACATCAGGGCAAAATGGAAAAGTATGATCTACGAGAAAAACCCATCACTCGATGGTGTTGAGCTGAGTTTGCCGGTTGTTACCAACGCACTTACGCATGGTATTAGCATGGCAGGTTATATGTTTGCGAATCCTGAAGACGAAATTATTGTTCCCGACCTTTTCTGGGGGAACTACAATTTAACACTTACCAATGCTTACGGTTGTTCGCTAGGCAAATTCAATTTGTTTAAAGACGGTGGTTTCGATTTGGAATCATTTGAAGCCAAATTGAACGAAGGTGGAATCGGCAAAAAGATCGTTATTCTGAATTTTCCGAATAACCCATCGGGTTATACACCAACCGAAGAAGAGCAGGATGCTATCGTTGCCATCATAAAAAAAGCTGCTGAGGCGGGTAACAAAATCGTTACAATCACCGACGATGCTTACTTCGGTTTGGTTTATGAAGAAGGAATTGCTACCGAAAGTATTTTCTCGCCATTGAACCAGTTACACGAAAATGTGTTGGCCGTAAAAGTTGATGGTGCTACAAAAGAAGATTACGTTTGGGGATTCCGCGTTGGATTTATCACCTACGGAATTAAAGGTGGCGACGCTGAATTATACAGCGCTTTGGAAGCCAAAACTGCCGGAGCTATCCGTGGAAACATTTCGAATGCAGCCAATATTTCGCAATCGTTGCTGCTTTCAGCTTTCGAAAGTGAAGAATATGCGCAGCAAAAAGAAGCGAAATACCACATTATGCAAAAACGTTACGATGCGGTAAAAGAAGCTTTAAGCGATGAAAAATACAAAGAGTGTTTCGAGGCTATTCCTTATAACTCGGGGTATTTTATGTGTGTTCAGCTGGCAGATGGACTGGTTGGAGACGAAGTTCGCCAGTTGCTGATTAAAAAATACGGAATCGGGTTAATTGCTTTAGGTAACGTATTACGAGTTGCTTTCTCGGCAGTAGCCGCTTCTGATGTAAAAGAAATGTTCGACGGGATTTACAACGCTTGTAAAGACTGTAAGAAATAA
- the smpB gene encoding SsrA-binding protein SmpB, producing the protein MSHKPQQNISIKNRKVSFNYELVERFVAGIKLVGTEIKSIRNGKVNLTDAYCTLIRGEMYVINLHIAEYEMGTVNNHIAKRDRKLLLNKKEIEKLDKKLKESGLTIVPTKLFVNDRGLAKLEIALARGKKTYDKRETLKSKDAKRDMDRAMKF; encoded by the coding sequence ATGTCACATAAGCCACAACAAAATATTAGTATTAAAAACCGTAAAGTCTCGTTTAATTATGAGCTTGTCGAGCGTTTTGTGGCCGGAATTAAATTGGTTGGAACCGAGATTAAATCTATCCGCAACGGAAAGGTGAATCTTACCGATGCTTACTGTACGCTTATAAGAGGCGAAATGTATGTGATTAATTTACACATTGCCGAATACGAAATGGGCACAGTCAATAATCATATTGCCAAACGCGACCGGAAATTATTGCTCAACAAAAAGGAAATTGAAAAACTCGATAAAAAGTTAAAAGAATCGGGACTAACAATTGTTCCTACAAAACTGTTTGTTAACGACCGCGGATTGGCAAAACTCGAGATTGCACTGGCACGAGGTAAAAAAACATACGATAAGCGCGAAACCTTGAAAAGTAAAGATGCGAAACGCGACATGGATCGTGCGATGAAGTTTTAG
- a CDS encoding protein-disulfide reductase DsbD domain-containing protein translates to MKKLIFALAFIAIAAFAQAQMIVPVKWDVEIKPLKGGNQYEIVATAKIDMGFKLYGLNMEDGGPVKTSFNFETLENCKDFGKAVEVTPSHTMHDKIFDMEVTYFKDKAVLSHKVWVTEKPAKVAGYIQWMSCNDEMCTPPTDEEFEFVIE, encoded by the coding sequence ATGAAGAAGCTAATTTTCGCGCTGGCATTTATTGCCATTGCAGCCTTTGCTCAGGCGCAAATGATCGTGCCTGTGAAATGGGATGTAGAAATTAAACCATTAAAAGGTGGTAATCAGTATGAGATTGTTGCTACGGCAAAAATCGATATGGGCTTTAAACTTTATGGTTTAAACATGGAAGACGGTGGCCCGGTTAAAACCTCGTTTAATTTCGAAACACTGGAGAACTGCAAAGATTTTGGAAAGGCTGTTGAGGTTACGCCTTCGCATACAATGCACGATAAAATTTTTGATATGGAGGTAACATATTTTAAAGACAAGGCTGTTCTTTCGCACAAAGTGTGGGTTACTGAAAAGCCTGCTAAAGTTGCCGGTTATATCCAATGGATGAGCTGCAACGATGAAATGTGTACACCTCCAACCGACGAAGAATTTGAGTTTGTGATCGAGTAA
- a CDS encoding Yip1 family protein, which translates to MKFSFSKLINDVKLILVNPNGFWVEQKETVDSKKLWLIYLLPIALAGAVAVFIGEFFKRTDFFIQFPLLKAAREILLFVLQYFISVFFTKELMKTFGAEKNVDLARILVVYSMTPMLLVSVITGLFPFLYVVDIFGIYSFYLFWIGAKELLTFPENKEQSYIIITIVVNFFIFSFLSVFLSKVLLIF; encoded by the coding sequence ATGAAGTTTTCATTTTCAAAATTGATAAATGACGTTAAGCTAATACTTGTAAATCCGAATGGATTTTGGGTGGAGCAAAAAGAAACGGTCGACAGTAAAAAACTTTGGCTGATTTACTTGTTGCCAATAGCATTGGCCGGGGCAGTTGCGGTTTTTATTGGCGAGTTTTTCAAACGTACCGACTTTTTTATTCAGTTTCCTTTGTTAAAGGCAGCTCGCGAAATTTTACTCTTTGTTTTACAATACTTTATCAGTGTGTTTTTTACCAAAGAACTGATGAAAACTTTTGGAGCAGAAAAGAATGTTGATCTGGCGCGTATTCTGGTTGTTTATTCGATGACACCAATGCTTTTGGTTTCGGTGATTACCGGTTTGTTCCCGTTTTTGTACGTGGTTGATATCTTTGGAATTTACAGCTTTTACCTGTTTTGGATTGGTGCAAAAGAGTTGCTAACTTTTCCTGAGAATAAGGAACAGAGTTATATTATAATCACAATTGTAGTTAACTTTTTTATATTTAGTTTTTTAAGCGTATTCTTGTCGAAAGTGCTGCTGATTTTTTAA
- a CDS encoding insulinase family protein — protein MKRFVLSMLAFLVIAPIFVSAQDMLKQAVPVDPAIRTGKLENGMTYFIRHNEEPKERVSFYMIQNVGALLENDNQNGLAHFLEHMAFNGTKHYPGKGFLDYLEKNGVAFGRNINAYTAFNETVYNLSDVPATREGLIDSCLLVLNDWSNYLLLSEEEIDAERGVISEEWRTRRNASFRMRNQWFPVVFEGSKWAERDVIGDLDIIKNFEPETLRSFYHDWYRTDLQAIAIVGDIDVEQVEAKVKDLFSKIPAVENPQPRPKFEIPEHDETKFVLATDEEATNSSISIYIKHKATPREDKNIGYLREDYIVTLLNQMSRERISELLQKGNPPFINGSAQVGGFVRGYDAAFITATANPNKEDESLKAIYTEAQRIVRHGFTEGELNRAKVNLLTSMESAYKQRDKISNDQYVRGIQNYFLEGEPLTDAEFDWQFGQAILETITLADVNKMATDMFVDKNRAMVITGPDSGVKHLTKEEAFAILAEVENSTIDPYEDTAEAASLIEGELPGAKVISTKKLEDLDAVEWKLSNNATVVFKHADYEKDQVTLRAYSPGGNSLLGTDDLQAATMLPQFIGSFGVGDFDAIALRKVLTGKTASVATSLGGLTEGFNGSSTPKDFETMMQLLYLQFNNPRFDEEAYEALKSRYVAYLQNMANNPQKIMSDSLSLIATNYDERIKLMSASMFDEINFAQMEKLYHDRFKDAGDFTFFIVGNIDQELAREMAVKYIGSLKDLPGEEQWVDHKVRMPKGTTEKKIEVPLQTEKGTVNILIRKELAYTPESNVELSVLQAVLRLRYTEEVREKEGGTYGVGVGSSSNQYPYERKTLQINFDTDPEKADHLKSIIFREIDKIVSDGPTQEDLDKVILNMKKDRAQAKEHNNYWMNALYNKYYHGFNPDAEENFDAILDGLTTAQIQEFTKAFYTDADVVDVVFLPKKAE, from the coding sequence ATGAAAAGATTTGTTTTATCTATGCTGGCATTTTTAGTAATTGCCCCAATTTTTGTGTCAGCGCAAGACATGCTCAAACAGGCAGTACCGGTTGATCCTGCTATCAGAACAGGAAAACTTGAAAACGGAATGACCTATTTTATACGTCATAATGAAGAGCCGAAAGAACGGGTAAGTTTTTACATGATACAAAATGTTGGCGCCCTACTCGAAAACGATAACCAGAACGGGTTAGCGCACTTTCTTGAGCACATGGCTTTTAACGGTACAAAACACTATCCCGGAAAAGGATTTTTAGATTACCTGGAAAAAAACGGCGTGGCTTTTGGTCGCAATATTAACGCATACACTGCTTTTAACGAAACGGTTTACAACCTGAGCGATGTACCTGCTACCCGAGAGGGACTGATTGATTCGTGCCTTTTGGTGCTAAACGACTGGTCGAATTACTTGTTGCTAAGCGAAGAAGAAATAGATGCCGAACGTGGTGTTATCTCGGAAGAGTGGAGAACACGACGTAATGCAAGTTTTAGAATGCGCAATCAATGGTTTCCTGTAGTTTTTGAAGGATCGAAATGGGCCGAACGTGATGTAATTGGCGACTTGGATATCATAAAAAACTTTGAACCAGAAACGTTGCGTAGTTTCTATCACGACTGGTACCGCACCGATTTGCAGGCCATTGCCATTGTTGGTGATATTGATGTTGAACAGGTTGAAGCAAAAGTTAAAGACTTGTTCTCGAAAATACCGGCTGTTGAAAATCCACAACCACGCCCGAAATTTGAAATTCCGGAGCACGATGAAACTAAGTTTGTTTTGGCAACCGACGAGGAAGCTACCAACTCAAGCATCTCAATTTATATCAAACATAAAGCAACTCCACGTGAAGACAAGAACATCGGGTACTTACGCGAAGATTATATTGTGACTCTTCTAAATCAAATGAGCCGCGAACGTATTTCGGAGCTGCTTCAAAAAGGTAATCCTCCGTTTATTAACGGAAGCGCCCAGGTTGGAGGTTTTGTGAGAGGTTACGATGCAGCATTTATTACAGCAACTGCCAATCCTAATAAAGAGGACGAAAGCCTGAAGGCCATCTACACAGAGGCACAGCGTATCGTTCGCCATGGATTTACGGAGGGTGAACTAAACCGTGCAAAAGTAAATCTACTTACCTCGATGGAAAGTGCCTACAAACAACGCGATAAAATTAGCAACGATCAATATGTTAGAGGTATTCAAAACTACTTTTTGGAAGGTGAACCGCTTACTGATGCAGAATTTGACTGGCAATTTGGGCAAGCAATTCTGGAAACAATCACCCTGGCAGACGTAAATAAAATGGCCACCGACATGTTTGTGGATAAAAACCGGGCAATGGTTATTACCGGCCCCGACAGTGGAGTTAAACACCTCACAAAAGAGGAAGCATTTGCTATTTTAGCAGAAGTTGAGAATTCAACAATCGATCCGTACGAAGATACAGCCGAAGCCGCCTCACTAATTGAAGGTGAATTACCGGGAGCAAAAGTGATTTCAACAAAAAAACTGGAAGACCTTGACGCTGTAGAATGGAAACTGAGCAATAACGCCACAGTGGTATTTAAACATGCCGACTACGAAAAGGATCAAGTTACACTGCGCGCTTACAGTCCGGGAGGAAACTCGCTACTGGGCACCGACGATCTTCAGGCTGCCACAATGCTTCCTCAGTTTATCGGATCGTTTGGTGTTGGAGATTTTGATGCCATTGCCTTACGCAAAGTATTAACCGGGAAAACGGCATCTGTAGCAACCAGCCTGGGAGGTCTTACCGAAGGATTTAACGGCAGCAGTACTCCCAAAGATTTTGAAACAATGATGCAGCTGCTTTACCTGCAATTTAATAATCCGCGTTTTGACGAAGAAGCCTACGAAGCCTTAAAAAGCCGCTACGTTGCCTACCTGCAAAACATGGCCAATAATCCACAAAAGATAATGAGCGATTCATTATCGCTGATTGCAACTAATTACGACGAGCGCATCAAGCTGATGTCTGCCTCAATGTTTGATGAGATCAACTTTGCTCAAATGGAAAAGCTTTATCATGACCGTTTTAAAGATGCCGGCGATTTCACCTTCTTTATTGTTGGAAATATCGACCAAGAGCTGGCAAGAGAAATGGCGGTAAAATATATCGGTTCGTTAAAAGACCTTCCGGGTGAAGAACAGTGGGTTGACCATAAAGTAAGAATGCCAAAAGGTACCACGGAAAAGAAAATTGAAGTGCCTTTACAAACAGAAAAAGGGACGGTTAATATTCTTATCCGCAAAGAACTGGCTTATACTCCTGAAAGCAATGTTGAGCTAAGTGTATTGCAAGCTGTTTTACGTTTACGCTACACTGAAGAAGTTCGTGAAAAAGAAGGCGGAACCTATGGAGTTGGTGTTGGCTCGTCATCGAATCAATATCCGTACGAGCGTAAAACACTACAAATTAATTTTGATACCGATCCTGAAAAAGCCGATCATTTGAAATCAATCATCTTCCGCGAAATCGACAAGATTGTTTCCGATGGCCCAACTCAGGAAGATCTGGATAAAGTAATTCTGAATATGAAAAAAGATCGTGCACAAGCCAAAGAACATAACAATTACTGGATGAACGCGCTGTACAACAAATACTACCATGGATTTAATCCTGATGCTGAAGAAAACTTCGATGCAATATTGGATGGCTTAACAACAGCACAAATTCAAGAATTTACAAAAGCATTTTATACCGATGCTGATGTAGTAGACGTGGTTTTCTTACCTAAAAAAGCGGAATAG
- a CDS encoding cytochrome c biogenesis protein CcdA, translating to MKRILFTVFILATASLGFSQIVEPVKWSFSQNKISDNEFELVFTAKMEEGWHMYSTDLPEGGPIKTSFYFENLENAELLGEPTPNKAVTEEFDQSFQMDLRWFEEEVTFTQKVKVSGTGTVGGYVEFMSCNDETCTPPMEAEFSFELEGGTQKTADVATTADSSNRNYWSIFFLAFLGGLAALLTPCVFPMIPMTVSFFTKQSKTKAKGIRNGIWYGISIILIYVILGTVVTALFGAESLNSLSTNPWFNLFFALLLFVFAFSFMGAFEIVLPSSWVNAVDKKADKGGLLGIFFMAFALALVSFSCTGPIVGALIVEAARSGGLAPVIGMLGFSLALAIPFALFAAFPGWLNSLPKSGGWLNSVKVVLGFLEFAFAFKFLSIADMVLDLHILEREVYIAIWIAIFMGLALYLWGKIKLPHDSPTTHLPVSRFVLGTMVFAFVIYMIPGLWGAPVKLISGFPPPVDYAESPLGVGRTQPAGAIATGHSSGTMATGMHIGPHGIPLFDDYDKALVHARETGKPLLIDFTGKGCTNCRKMEDNVWVKQEVKNKFLEDYVVVSLYVDLKTKLPEEEQYVSETTGRKVRSVGNKWTDFQISRFNRNTQPYYVVLDENENQIGEGYSYDPDPDDFIEWLNEGLTEFKK from the coding sequence ATGAAACGCATACTGTTTACGGTCTTTATACTTGCAACAGCTTCATTGGGCTTTTCACAAATTGTTGAGCCGGTAAAATGGAGTTTTTCTCAAAACAAAATTTCAGACAATGAGTTTGAATTGGTTTTCACCGCAAAAATGGAAGAAGGTTGGCACATGTACTCAACCGATCTGCCGGAAGGTGGTCCCATAAAAACCAGCTTTTATTTCGAAAATTTGGAAAATGCTGAATTGTTAGGAGAGCCAACTCCGAATAAAGCAGTTACTGAAGAGTTCGACCAAAGCTTTCAAATGGACTTACGTTGGTTTGAAGAGGAGGTAACTTTTACGCAAAAAGTAAAAGTATCAGGAACCGGAACTGTTGGTGGTTACGTGGAATTTATGAGTTGTAATGACGAAACCTGCACTCCACCTATGGAAGCTGAGTTTTCATTTGAATTAGAAGGAGGTACGCAAAAAACTGCAGATGTCGCAACAACTGCAGACAGCAGCAACAGAAACTACTGGAGTATTTTCTTTCTGGCATTTTTAGGAGGTTTGGCAGCTTTGCTAACACCTTGTGTTTTCCCCATGATACCAATGACAGTAAGCTTTTTTACCAAACAAAGTAAAACCAAAGCCAAAGGAATCCGAAACGGAATTTGGTACGGAATATCAATCATTCTTATTTATGTAATTCTCGGAACAGTGGTAACTGCCTTGTTTGGTGCGGAGAGTTTAAATAGTCTTTCTACCAATCCGTGGTTTAACCTGTTTTTTGCCTTGCTGCTTTTTGTTTTTGCCTTCTCGTTTATGGGGGCTTTCGAAATTGTTTTGCCCAGCAGCTGGGTAAATGCAGTGGATAAAAAAGCAGACAAAGGTGGCTTACTGGGCATATTCTTTATGGCCTTTGCCTTGGCACTGGTTTCATTCTCGTGTACCGGACCGATTGTTGGCGCCCTGATTGTTGAAGCTGCCCGAAGTGGTGGTTTGGCACCGGTAATTGGAATGTTGGGATTCTCGTTGGCACTGGCCATCCCATTTGCCTTATTCGCGGCTTTCCCGGGATGGTTGAACTCGTTGCCAAAATCAGGTGGCTGGTTAAATTCGGTGAAAGTTGTATTGGGTTTCCTTGAGTTTGCTTTTGCGTTCAAATTCTTATCGATTGCCGATATGGTTCTTGATTTGCATATTTTGGAACGTGAGGTTTACATTGCCATTTGGATTGCCATTTTTATGGGACTGGCATTGTACTTATGGGGAAAAATAAAACTACCGCACGATTCGCCAACAACACATTTACCAGTATCACGTTTTGTTTTAGGAACGATGGTATTTGCTTTTGTAATTTATATGATCCCCGGATTGTGGGGAGCACCGGTGAAACTGATTAGTGGTTTCCCACCGCCGGTTGACTATGCCGAATCGCCACTTGGTGTTGGACGCACACAACCTGCCGGAGCAATTGCTACCGGACATTCATCGGGAACAATGGCAACAGGAATGCACATTGGCCCGCACGGAATTCCATTGTTCGACGATTACGATAAAGCGCTGGTACATGCCCGCGAAACCGGGAAACCGTTACTGATTGATTTTACGGGAAAAGGTTGTACCAACTGCCGGAAAATGGAGGACAACGTATGGGTAAAACAGGAAGTAAAAAACAAGTTTCTGGAAGATTATGTGGTGGTGTCGTTGTATGTTGACTTGAAAACAAAATTACCGGAAGAGGAACAATATGTTTCGGAAACAACCGGAAGAAAAGTGAGGTCGGTAGGAAATAAATGGACCGATTTCCAGATCTCGAGATTTAACAGAAATACGCAGCCATATTACGTTGTATTGGATGAAAACGAAAATCAGATAGGAGAGGGATACAGCTATGATCCGGATCCGGATGATTTTATAGAGTGGCTAAACGAAGGATTAACAGAATTCAAAAAATAA